A single region of the Grus americana isolate bGruAme1 chromosome 3, bGruAme1.mat, whole genome shotgun sequence genome encodes:
- the DLL1 gene encoding delta-like protein 1, producing MGGRFLLTLALLSVLLSRCQVGCSGVFELKLQEFVNKKGLLSNRNCCRGGGGGLQQCDCKTFFRVCLKHYQASVSPEPPCTYGSAITPVLGANSFSVPDGAGGADPAFSNPIRFPFGFTWPGTFSLIIEALHTDSPDDLTTENPERLISRLATQRHLAVGEEWSQDLHSSGRTDLKYSYRFVCDEHYYGEGCSVFCRPRDDAFGHFTCGERGEKVCNPGWKGQYCTEPICLPGCDEQHGFCDKPGECKCRVGWQGRYCDECIRYPGCLHGTCQQPWQCNCQEGWGGLFCNQDLNYCTHHKPCKNGATCTNTGQGSYTCSCRPGYTGSNCEIEINECDANPCKNGGSCTDLENSYSCTCPPGFYGKNCELSAMTCADGPCFNGGRCTDNPDGGYSCRCPLGYSGFNCEKKIDYCSSSPCANGAQCVDLGNSYICQCQAGFTGRHCDDNVDDCASFPCVNGGTCQDGVNDYSCTCPPGYNGKNCSTPVSRCEHNPCHNGATCHERNNRYVCECARGYGGLNCQFLLPEPPQGPVIVDFTEKYTEGQNAQFPWIAVCAGIILVLMLLLGCAAVVVCVRLRVQKRHHQPDACRSETETMNNLANCQREKDISISVIGATQIKNTNKKIDFHSDNSDKNGYKVRYPSVDYNLVHELKNEDSVKEEHSKCEAKCETYDSEAEEKSAVQLKSDTSERKRPDSVYSTSKDTKYQSVYVISEEKDECIIATEV from the exons ATGGGAGGTCGGTTCCTGCTGACGCTCGCCCTCCTCTCGGTGCTGCTGAGCCGCTGCCAG GTCGGCTGCTCCGGGGTATTCgagctgaagctgcaggagtTTGTCAATAAGAAGGGGCTGCTCAGCAACCGCAACTGCTgccgcgggggcggcggcgggctgCAGCAGTGCGACTGCAAGACCTTCTTCCGCGTCTGCCTCAAGCACTACCAGGCCAGCGTCTCCCCCGAGCCGCCCTGCACCTACGGCAGCGCCATCACCCCCGTCCTCGGCGCCAACTCCTTCAGCGTCCCCGACGGCGCGGGTGGCGCCGACCCCGCCTTCAGCAACCCCATCCGCTTCCCCTTCGGCTTCACCTGGCCC GGCACCTTCTCGCTCATCATTGAGGCTCTGCATACGGACTCGCCTGACGACCTCACCACAG AAAACCCCGAGCGCCTCATCAGCCGCCTGGCCACCCAGAGGCACTTGGCAGTGGGTGAAGAGTGGTCCCAGGACCTGCACAGCAGTGGCCGCACTGACCTCAAGTACTCCTATCGCTTTGTGTGTGACGAGCACTACTACGGAGAAGGCTGCTCTGTCTTCTGCCGCCCCCGGGACGATGCCTTTGGTCACTTCACTTGCGGAGAGCGGGGCGAGAAAGTCTGCAACCCGGGCTGGAAAGGCCAGTACTGCACTGAGC CGATTTGTTTGCCTGGATGCGATGAGCAACACGGCTTTTGCGACAAACCTGGGGAATGCAA atgcagagtgGGTTGGCAGGGGCGATATTGTGATGAGTGCATCCGATACCCAGGCTGCCTTCATGGTACCTGTCAGCAGCCATGGCAGTGCAACTGCCAGGAAGGCTGGGGTGGCCTCTTCTGCAACCAGG ACCTGAACTACTGCACCCACCACAAGCCCTGCAAGAACGGTGCCACGTGCACCAACACTGGTCAGGGAAGCTACACTTGTTCTTGCCGACCTGGGTACACAGGCTCCAACTGTGAGATTGAAATCAATGAATGTGATGCCAACCCTTGCAAGAATGGTGGAAGCTGCACT GATCTCGAGAACAGCTATTCCTGTACCTGCCCCCCAGGCTTCTATGGTAAAAACTGTGAGCTGAGCGCGATGACTTGTGCTGACGGACCATGCTTCAATGGTGGGCGATGCACCGACAACCCTGATGGGGGATACAGCTGCCGCTGCCCACTGGGTTATTCTGGGTTcaactgtgaaaagaaaatcgattactgcagctccagcccttgTGCTAATG GAGCCCAGTGTGTCGATCTAGGGAACTCCTACATATGCCAGTGCCAGGCTGGCTTCACTGGGAGACACTGTGATGATAACGTGGACGACTGCGCCTCCTTTCCCTGCGTCAACGGAGGGACCTGCCAGGATGGCGTCAATGACTATTCCTGCACCTGCCCCCCGGGATACAACGGGAAGAACTGCAGCACCCCGGTGAGCAGATGCGAACACAACCCCTGCCACAACGGGGCCACCTGCCACGAAAGAAACAACCGCTACGTCTGTGAGTGCGCCCGGGGGTACGGCGGACTCAACTGCCAATTTTTGCTCCCCGAGCCACCTCAGGGACCAGTCATCGTCGACTTCACCGAGAAGTACACGGAAGGCCAGAACGCCCAGTTCCCCTGGATCGCCGTCTGCGCCGGGATTATTCTGGtcctcatgctgctgctggggtgcGCTGCTGTGGTCGTCTGCGTCAGGCTCAGAGTGCAGAAGAGGCACCACCAGCCTGATGCCTGCAGAAGCGAGACTGAGACCATGAACAACCTGGCGAACTGCCAGCGTGAGAAGGACATTTCCATAAGTGTCATTGGTGCCACTCAGATTAAAAACACGAATAAGAAAATAGACTTTCACAGCGATAACTCCGATAAAAATGGCTACAAAGTCAGATACCCATCAGTGGATTACAATTTGGTGCATGAACTCAAGAATGAGGACTCTGTTAAAGAGGAGCACAGCAAATGTGAAGCCAAGTGTGAAACGTATGAttcagaggcagaggagaaaagtgCAGTACAACTAAAGAG TGatacttctgaaagaaaacGACCAGATTCAGTATATTCCACTTCAAAGGACACAAAGTACCAGTCGGTGTATGTCAtatcagaagagaaagatgagtGCATCATAGCAACTGAG GTGTAA